A region of Bifidobacterium adolescentis ATCC 15703 DNA encodes the following proteins:
- a CDS encoding ABC transporter ATP-binding protein, producing MTYVFEASNVRCSIMVDGERRTIFSGLSFAIEPGEIVDLVGPSGAGKSSLLTAFARLNPRASGDLRLDGRSADDFTPQQWRAQVAYLPQKPVLLGETVAQAIRLPFTLAIRQSARTKQGPRRISPTDALPDGRIRETLDNMGCADIDLNRPPHDLSGGQAARVSLARTLLTCPKVLLADEVDAGLDDDNAEKVARILAKAAADGMAIVRIRHRPPDGRATRVMRLADGTLTQSGNAEADGTATGSTSTGNTVEGSVA from the coding sequence ATGACATACGTATTCGAAGCATCGAACGTGCGCTGTTCGATTATGGTCGACGGCGAACGCCGCACCATATTCTCCGGATTGTCCTTCGCCATCGAGCCTGGCGAAATCGTGGACTTGGTCGGACCGTCCGGCGCAGGCAAGAGCTCGCTGCTGACCGCTTTCGCACGGCTCAATCCGCGCGCGTCAGGCGATTTACGGTTGGATGGCCGTTCCGCCGACGATTTCACCCCGCAGCAGTGGCGCGCGCAGGTCGCGTACCTGCCGCAGAAGCCGGTGCTGTTGGGCGAGACGGTGGCGCAGGCGATTCGTCTGCCGTTCACGCTTGCCATACGCCAGTCGGCGAGAACGAAGCAGGGGCCGCGCAGAATCTCCCCCACCGATGCGTTGCCGGACGGCAGAATCCGTGAAACCTTGGACAATATGGGCTGTGCCGACATCGATCTGAACCGTCCGCCGCACGACTTGTCCGGCGGTCAGGCGGCGCGCGTGAGCCTTGCGCGTACGTTGCTGACCTGTCCGAAGGTGCTGCTCGCCGACGAAGTGGACGCCGGATTGGATGACGACAACGCCGAGAAAGTGGCGCGCATCCTCGCCAAAGCGGCGGCGGACGGCATGGCGATCGTTCGTATCCGGCACCGGCCGCCGGATGGCCGTGCCACACGTGTCATGCGTCTTGCCGATGGCACGCTCACGCAGTCCGGCAACGCCGAAGCGGACGGTACTGCGACGGGTAGTACTTCGACGGGTAACACGGTAGAAGGGAGCGTCGCATGA
- a CDS encoding alpha/beta hydrolase, giving the protein MLGMGKMRQWLMNISLVGGWFPAAAFAVVAVLSVTLLVSAAVSKRDGRILATVLPIGVAAVSGMIGYVVAWLLSDVFVVFGVGLGSRVMAWVAAGFAIAGFAIAHIVLSRGMMRVAAAILTVFAILAAAIGIDQSYGEYATIGSLFGEDSYSQADLTGLAKRKDLITVAQWRKQAANGTIRNIPANGTVNKIDIPATKSQFEARKALVYLPPAALADSKRKPALPVVLMLSGQPGSPGRVFQAGGIQTMMDGYAKTHDGLAPIVIAADQLGADSHNTLCVDSKVYGNALTYLTQDVVDWVKTNLPAAQDAKDWAIAGFSQGATCSLQIGVNHPDLFGTMIPTDSEIKPTNGSRQEMIDRFFDGDTTAYENQVPVNAIRNHAPTHQMLIIGAGEKDTTSIRNVKTIAPVAAKAGMRVAAVESSGNAHDWHAVQDVLRYGLAVFGHDTGLDGANPNLSDYPNLKRITI; this is encoded by the coding sequence ATGTTGGGGATGGGAAAGATGCGTCAGTGGCTTATGAACATAAGCCTGGTCGGAGGCTGGTTTCCGGCGGCGGCGTTCGCCGTCGTCGCAGTGCTGTCCGTAACCCTGCTGGTTAGCGCGGCCGTTTCGAAACGGGACGGACGCATACTGGCTACCGTGCTGCCGATCGGCGTTGCGGCCGTGTCCGGAATGATCGGCTATGTGGTAGCTTGGCTGCTGTCCGACGTGTTCGTGGTGTTCGGCGTCGGATTGGGATCCCGTGTGATGGCTTGGGTGGCGGCTGGTTTCGCCATCGCTGGTTTCGCCATCGCGCATATCGTGTTGAGCAGGGGCATGATGCGCGTGGCCGCGGCCATCTTGACCGTATTCGCGATACTGGCCGCGGCGATCGGTATCGACCAATCGTACGGCGAATACGCCACCATCGGCTCGCTGTTCGGCGAGGATTCCTACAGCCAAGCCGATCTGACCGGACTGGCCAAACGCAAGGACCTCATCACCGTCGCACAGTGGCGCAAACAGGCCGCCAACGGCACAATCCGCAATATTCCGGCGAACGGAACCGTCAACAAAATCGACATTCCGGCCACGAAATCGCAGTTTGAAGCACGCAAAGCCCTCGTCTACCTGCCTCCGGCGGCATTGGCCGACTCGAAACGCAAGCCGGCCCTGCCGGTCGTCCTCATGCTGAGCGGGCAGCCGGGCAGTCCGGGACGCGTCTTCCAAGCCGGCGGCATCCAAACCATGATGGACGGATATGCGAAAACCCACGACGGACTCGCCCCAATCGTCATCGCAGCCGATCAGCTTGGCGCCGATTCGCACAACACGCTATGCGTGGATTCGAAGGTGTACGGCAATGCGCTGACCTACCTGACGCAGGACGTGGTCGACTGGGTGAAAACCAACCTGCCCGCCGCACAGGATGCCAAGGATTGGGCCATCGCCGGATTCTCGCAAGGCGCCACATGTTCGCTGCAGATCGGCGTGAACCATCCCGACCTGTTTGGCACCATGATTCCCACCGACAGCGAAATCAAACCGACCAACGGCAGCCGACAGGAAATGATCGACCGGTTCTTCGACGGCGACACCACAGCCTATGAGAACCAAGTGCCGGTCAACGCCATCCGCAACCACGCGCCCACCCATCAGATGCTCATCATAGGCGCGGGGGAGAAGGACACCACCTCAATACGCAACGTCAAAACAATCGCGCCGGTCGCGGCGAAAGCCGGCATGCGCGTCGCCGCCGTCGAATCGTCCGGCAACGCACACGACTGGCACGCCGTGCAGGACGTGCTGCGTTACGGGCTCGCCGTATTCGGCCACGACACCGGACTGGATGGTGCGAACCCGAACCTATCCGACTATCCGAATCTCAAACGCATCACGATATGA
- the gndA gene encoding NADP-dependent phosphogluconate dehydrogenase, translated as MSAEANVGVVGLAAMGGSLARNLAHHGNKVAVFNRTYARTEKLMNEHGGEGEFYPAKTLEEFVDSLVKPRTAIIMVKAGEPTDAMINALADLMEPGDIIVDAGNAYFPDIIRREKEISARGLHFVGCGVSGGEEGALLGPSMMPGGSEESWKTLKPIFESIAAKAEGEPCVTHIGLNGAGHFVKMVHNGIEYSDMQLIAESYDLMRRGLGMTPAEIGDVFEEWNKTELDSYLIEITAEVLHQVDKKTGKPLVDLIVDHAGMKGTGTWTVQTALSLAVPVTGIAEAVFARGLSSEADLREEAQKQGFAGPDGKLNLNDDEKKAFIEDIRQALYASKIVAYAQGFNEITTAAKEYGWDIDLAAVARIWRGGCIIRAKFLNRISEAFESGEANVSLLFAPYFKNAIENAEKSWRNVVAQAAINGLPTPAFASSLSYFDGLRSKRLPAALIQGQRDYFGAHTYQRVDQPGAFHTLWAEPGREEIEA; from the coding sequence ATGTCAGCTGAAGCAAACGTCGGCGTCGTCGGTCTGGCTGCCATGGGCGGCAGCCTCGCACGCAATCTCGCTCACCACGGCAACAAGGTGGCCGTGTTCAACCGCACCTACGCCCGTACCGAAAAGCTCATGAACGAGCATGGCGGCGAAGGCGAGTTCTATCCGGCGAAGACGCTTGAGGAATTCGTGGACAGCCTCGTCAAGCCGCGCACCGCCATCATCATGGTCAAGGCCGGTGAGCCGACCGACGCCATGATCAACGCGCTCGCCGACCTGATGGAGCCGGGTGACATCATCGTCGACGCCGGCAACGCCTACTTCCCGGACATCATCCGCCGCGAGAAGGAAATCAGCGCCCGCGGCCTGCACTTCGTCGGCTGCGGCGTGTCCGGTGGCGAGGAAGGCGCCCTGCTTGGTCCGTCCATGATGCCGGGTGGTTCCGAGGAATCCTGGAAGACCCTGAAGCCGATTTTCGAATCCATCGCGGCCAAGGCCGAAGGCGAACCGTGCGTCACCCACATCGGACTCAACGGTGCCGGCCACTTCGTCAAGATGGTGCACAACGGCATCGAATACTCCGACATGCAGCTCATCGCCGAAAGCTACGACCTCATGCGCCGCGGCCTGGGCATGACCCCGGCCGAGATCGGCGACGTGTTCGAGGAGTGGAACAAGACCGAACTCGACTCCTACCTCATTGAAATCACCGCCGAAGTGCTGCACCAGGTCGACAAGAAGACCGGCAAGCCGCTCGTCGACCTCATCGTCGACCACGCCGGCATGAAGGGCACCGGCACCTGGACCGTGCAGACCGCACTGTCCCTCGCCGTGCCGGTCACCGGCATCGCCGAAGCCGTGTTCGCCCGCGGCCTGTCCTCCGAAGCCGACCTGCGTGAGGAAGCCCAGAAGCAGGGCTTCGCCGGCCCCGACGGCAAGCTCAACCTGAACGACGACGAGAAGAAGGCCTTCATCGAAGACATCCGCCAGGCCCTCTACGCTTCCAAGATCGTCGCCTACGCACAGGGCTTCAACGAGATCACCACCGCCGCCAAGGAATACGGCTGGGACATCGACCTCGCCGCCGTGGCACGCATCTGGCGTGGCGGCTGCATCATCCGCGCGAAGTTCCTCAACCGCATTTCCGAAGCGTTCGAATCCGGCGAGGCCAACGTGTCACTGCTGTTCGCCCCGTACTTCAAGAACGCCATCGAAAACGCCGAGAAGTCCTGGCGCAACGTGGTCGCCCAGGCCGCCATCAACGGTCTGCCGACCCCGGCGTTCGCCTCGTCGCTGTCCTACTTCGACGGCCTGCGTTCCAAGCGTCTGCCGGCCGCCCTCATCCAGGGCCAGCGCGACTACTTCGGCGCCCACACCTACCAGCGCGTGGACCAGCCGGGCGCGTTCCACACCCTGTGGGCCGAGCCGGGCCGCGAAGAGATCGAAGCCTGA
- a CDS encoding glucose-6-phosphate dehydrogenase assembly protein OpcA, with protein sequence MIITLQDTETREISAKIDELHEERGEAALGRVLTLLISTNEAELEHDLEVANNASREHPCRVIAVAPSSRKISPEEEHPTFLDAEIRFGSDAGAGEIIVLRPRGGLVRHADTLVIPLLVPDAPVVAWWPNEAPANLSKDLLGSMASSRITDAMHSSNPRRTMDDLRRNRSAKDVDMSWTRLTVWRAMIASMLDQPPHLPVSNVRVTGQKDYLPLDLLAAWLRLRLNVPVMIEEDPNATAVTGVYLTRGDGVLSLERPSTDDGFAVISVPGQSPQTISVPARTLEECLSEELGRLYPDEIYSEVVSQGLDLVKPRQ encoded by the coding sequence GTGATCATTACCCTGCAAGACACCGAGACCCGCGAGATCTCGGCGAAAATCGACGAACTGCACGAGGAGCGCGGCGAGGCGGCCCTGGGCCGTGTGCTCACCCTGCTCATCTCCACCAACGAGGCCGAGCTCGAGCATGATCTCGAAGTCGCCAACAATGCGAGCCGCGAGCATCCCTGCCGTGTGATCGCGGTCGCCCCGAGCAGCCGCAAGATCAGCCCGGAAGAGGAGCATCCCACCTTCCTTGACGCCGAGATCCGCTTCGGCTCCGACGCCGGTGCGGGCGAGATCATCGTGCTTCGTCCGCGCGGCGGTCTGGTCCGTCACGCCGACACCCTGGTGATCCCGCTGCTCGTGCCCGACGCCCCCGTGGTGGCATGGTGGCCGAACGAGGCGCCCGCGAATCTGTCGAAGGACCTGCTCGGCTCCATGGCCAGCAGCCGCATCACCGACGCGATGCACTCCTCGAACCCGCGGCGCACGATGGACGATCTGCGCCGCAACCGCTCCGCCAAGGACGTGGACATGTCGTGGACACGCCTGACCGTATGGCGTGCGATGATCGCCTCGATGCTCGACCAGCCGCCGCACCTGCCGGTGAGCAATGTGCGCGTGACCGGGCAGAAGGATTATCTGCCGTTGGATCTGCTGGCCGCATGGCTGCGACTGCGCCTGAACGTGCCGGTGATGATCGAGGAGGATCCGAACGCCACGGCCGTCACCGGCGTGTACCTGACGCGCGGCGACGGCGTGCTGAGCCTGGAGCGCCCCTCCACCGACGACGGGTTCGCCGTGATCAGTGTGCCCGGCCAGTCGCCGCAGACCATCAGCGTGCCCGCGCGCACGCTTGAGGAATGCCTGAGCGAGGAGCTTGGCCGCCTCTACCCCGATGAGATCTACAGCGAGGTCGTCTCGCAAGGACTGGATCTCGTCAAGCCCAGGCAGTAG
- the pgl gene encoding 6-phosphogluconolactonase → MTERKTVVYPNPQVLAEAVAARTLLTIIDLLAEPNRKRVDIAVTGGTDGNRVFAAMNASPLNDAVDWSRVHMWWGDERFVAADDDDRNAKQAREAWYGALVESGRMPAANIHAMPADTRGAEEIAAASPEQTDAVLAEAAAEYQRELIEQLGENPALDIAMFGMGPDAHFASLFPDHGEAEIDDPHVLVAGVRDSPKPPPLRLTLTVPMIARSKHTWVFTSEERKASAVKAAFAQRNNPHAPSSYADGEELLWLIDEGAASKL, encoded by the coding sequence GTGACAGAACGTAAAACCGTCGTATACCCCAATCCGCAGGTACTGGCGGAGGCTGTGGCCGCGCGCACGCTGCTGACCATCATCGATCTGCTGGCCGAGCCGAATCGTAAACGTGTGGATATCGCCGTGACCGGCGGCACCGACGGCAACCGTGTGTTCGCCGCGATGAACGCCAGCCCGCTGAACGATGCCGTGGACTGGAGCCGTGTGCACATGTGGTGGGGCGACGAGCGCTTCGTGGCGGCCGATGACGACGACCGCAACGCGAAGCAGGCTCGCGAGGCCTGGTACGGTGCGCTTGTGGAAAGCGGGCGCATGCCGGCGGCGAATATCCATGCGATGCCGGCCGATACCCGCGGCGCCGAGGAGATCGCCGCCGCCTCCCCCGAACAGACCGATGCGGTGCTGGCCGAGGCCGCCGCGGAGTACCAGCGCGAGCTCATCGAGCAGTTGGGCGAGAATCCGGCATTGGATATCGCGATGTTCGGCATGGGGCCGGACGCGCATTTCGCGTCCCTGTTCCCCGACCACGGCGAGGCCGAGATCGACGACCCGCACGTGCTGGTCGCAGGCGTGCGCGATTCGCCGAAACCGCCGCCGCTGCGCCTGACATTGACCGTGCCGATGATCGCCCGGTCGAAGCATACGTGGGTGTTCACCTCCGAAGAGCGTAAGGCCAGCGCGGTCAAGGCCGCCTTCGCCCAGCGCAACAACCCGCATGCCCCAAGCTCCTACGCCGATGGCGAGGAACTGCTCTGGCTCATTGACGAGGGTGCCGCTTCCAAGTTGTGA
- the zwf gene encoding glucose-6-phosphate dehydrogenase gives MSETVSTASNAADAWTNPLRDPRDLRLPRIAGPCSIVIFGVTGDLSRKKLLPAIYDLANRGLLPPSFGLTGFARRDWTEDHFKDFVKENVQAHCRTPFKESTWKQLAAGIRFVQGTFDDPKAFERLSDTVAELDRDRGTRGNHAFYMSVPPRAFPQVSRQLADCGLAKSDKGAWRRVIIEKPFGHDLASAKELDRVVSEVFDPSSVFRIDHYLGKETVQNMLALRFANAMYEPIWNNNYVDHVQITMAEDIGVAGRAGYYDGIGAARDIIQNHLLQLMALTAMEEPVSFSAADLTAEKTKVLSAVRLPKDLAAHTARGQYAAGWQGSHEVVGYLDEKGIDPESTTETYAAIRLDVDTRRWAGVPFYLRTGKRLGKRVTEIAVVFKRAPHLPFESTATKELGKNAVVIRVQPDEGVTMRFGAKVPGGTSMEVRDVSMDFGYGRSFTESSPEAYERLILDVLLGDPPLFPTTEEVNLSWKILDPIEEFWSTLGQPQPYRSGTWGPEEAVEMLARDGHRWRMP, from the coding sequence ATGAGTGAAACCGTTTCAACCGCATCCAACGCGGCCGACGCATGGACGAATCCGCTGCGCGACCCGCGCGATCTGAGACTTCCCCGCATCGCAGGCCCATGCAGCATCGTGATTTTCGGCGTGACCGGCGATCTGTCCCGTAAGAAGCTGCTCCCCGCCATCTACGATCTGGCCAACCGTGGCTTGTTGCCGCCAAGCTTCGGTCTGACAGGCTTCGCACGCCGCGACTGGACCGAGGACCATTTCAAGGACTTCGTCAAGGAGAACGTGCAGGCGCATTGCCGTACGCCGTTCAAGGAATCGACTTGGAAGCAGCTTGCGGCCGGTATCCGTTTCGTACAAGGCACGTTCGATGATCCGAAAGCGTTCGAGCGTCTGTCCGACACGGTCGCCGAGCTTGACCGCGACCGTGGCACGCGCGGCAATCACGCGTTCTACATGTCGGTGCCGCCGCGCGCGTTCCCGCAGGTGTCCCGTCAGCTGGCCGACTGTGGTCTGGCGAAAAGCGACAAGGGCGCTTGGCGTCGTGTGATCATCGAAAAGCCGTTCGGTCATGATCTGGCCAGCGCCAAGGAGCTCGATCGCGTGGTCTCCGAAGTGTTCGACCCGTCGAGCGTGTTCCGCATCGACCATTATCTTGGCAAGGAGACCGTGCAGAACATGCTGGCGTTGCGTTTCGCGAACGCCATGTACGAGCCGATCTGGAACAACAATTACGTCGACCATGTGCAGATCACCATGGCCGAGGACATCGGCGTGGCTGGTCGTGCCGGCTATTACGACGGTATCGGCGCCGCACGCGACATCATCCAGAACCATCTTCTGCAGCTTATGGCATTGACCGCCATGGAAGAGCCGGTCTCCTTCTCCGCCGCCGATCTGACCGCCGAGAAGACCAAGGTGCTCTCCGCCGTGCGCCTGCCCAAGGATCTGGCCGCGCACACCGCGCGAGGCCAGTACGCCGCCGGATGGCAGGGATCGCACGAGGTGGTCGGCTACTTGGACGAGAAGGGCATCGATCCCGAATCCACCACCGAGACCTATGCCGCGATCCGCCTGGACGTCGACACCCGCCGTTGGGCCGGCGTGCCGTTCTATCTGCGTACCGGCAAGCGCCTGGGCAAGCGTGTCACGGAGATCGCCGTGGTGTTCAAACGCGCCCCGCATCTGCCGTTCGAATCGACCGCCACCAAGGAGCTCGGCAAGAACGCCGTCGTGATCCGCGTGCAGCCCGACGAGGGCGTGACCATGCGCTTCGGCGCGAAGGTGCCGGGCGGCACGTCGATGGAGGTGCGCGACGTGTCGATGGACTTCGGCTACGGTCGCTCGTTCACCGAATCCTCCCCTGAGGCATACGAACGCCTGATCCTCGACGTGCTGCTGGGCGACCCGCCGCTGTTCCCCACCACCGAGGAGGTCAACCTTTCGTGGAAGATCCTCGACCCGATCGAGGAGTTCTGGTCGACGCTCGGCCAGCCGCAGCCGTATCGTTCCGGCACGTGGGGGCCGGAGGAGGCCGTTGAAATGCTCGCCCGCGATGGACACCGTTGGAGGATGCCGTGA
- a CDS encoding bifunctional lysylphosphatidylglycerol flippase/synthetase MprF — MTQTQTAPAKPAEASPAKPLFGFRALLADLAGWIRRHLLTVCLVLFVILINVGTQIVCALIRQPFPPSLAKVSFEALARGRWYTAPISMLYVPNLGRLLIDVPLMLVAFGLAESVIGKIKTAWVSVITTLGGVALGMGLCSLSDGRSPQWHAISHDGAILGPLILVAGTLMCASAFTTMLWRRRIRVIGYAVVLIMFLYRGEVSDYCLLAASVIGHVLGYLMASRTHGDEYRHGAIYETRRLIGIVAGVQAIGSLVAVSSRQSFGLLSMFGLLTGSTDFDTGRVVDCLSGASHTDCFTQYRMMRFTMPGNWLVSITPTLMLLLIAWGLYRGRHLAATLSIVFNACTIALSTVFYVAIPLSYVDGSDAGAYMDAISALQRHGAFHAMLATMALPLLCIVIIILFRACFTIRTKSETVLRGIAITFAAFVLLGLLYVGYGLSMPSGFNETPLLVDLIADYVQRLLPIGLLSGVEPAFVPVGLLSEIVYQCVGPMFWLVALCCTWDGLRDRSMINDAYRHRVDEIIGLGGESMSFMATWKGNDYWFSATGRSAIAYRVSYGIALTVTGPFGDPDEYEDDLRAFAGFCTQRSLTPVFYSVHAEQRDELVSAGWNALDVGTEMVIDPAAWQTRGKKWQDVRTAINKAKRDGITDVLATFKESPFSVQTQIREISTQWAGEKALPEMGFTLGGVDELVDPRVKLLYAVDTDGKVLGVTSWLPTYENGKVVGWTLDFMRHRTDSVNGIMEFLIARMAERLRDEGEVRFMSLSAAPLAGMSGEGHEQGESAVLDHVLQMVADIMEPAYGFHSLFRFKLKFHPDEAKVYICYPDPAKLPQISLAVAQAYVPSLTPAEAMRFVRTIVPTKTN, encoded by the coding sequence ATGACTCAAACGCAAACCGCACCTGCTAAACCAGCCGAGGCATCACCCGCGAAACCACTGTTCGGCTTCCGCGCGCTGCTCGCCGATCTGGCCGGATGGATCAGACGACACCTGCTCACCGTCTGCCTCGTGCTGTTCGTCATCCTCATCAACGTGGGCACGCAGATCGTGTGCGCGCTCATACGTCAGCCGTTCCCGCCGAGCCTGGCCAAAGTAAGTTTCGAAGCGCTCGCACGCGGCCGCTGGTACACCGCGCCGATATCCATGCTGTACGTGCCGAATCTGGGCCGTCTGCTCATCGACGTTCCGCTCATGCTGGTTGCGTTCGGCCTGGCCGAATCGGTGATCGGCAAAATCAAAACCGCATGGGTGTCCGTCATCACCACACTGGGTGGCGTGGCCTTGGGCATGGGACTGTGCTCCCTATCCGACGGGCGCAGCCCCCAATGGCATGCGATCTCGCATGATGGCGCCATCCTTGGTCCGCTGATTCTCGTCGCCGGCACCCTTATGTGCGCCAGCGCGTTCACAACCATGCTGTGGCGCCGCCGTATCCGCGTGATCGGCTATGCGGTCGTGCTCATCATGTTCCTCTACCGAGGCGAGGTGAGCGACTACTGCCTGCTTGCCGCTTCGGTGATTGGCCACGTGCTCGGCTATCTGATGGCCTCCCGCACACATGGCGACGAATACCGGCATGGCGCCATCTACGAAACGCGTCGGCTTATCGGCATCGTCGCGGGCGTGCAGGCCATCGGCTCGCTCGTCGCCGTCTCGTCACGCCAATCGTTCGGCCTGCTGTCCATGTTCGGACTGTTGACCGGCTCCACCGACTTCGACACCGGACGTGTGGTCGACTGCCTCAGCGGCGCCTCGCATACGGACTGCTTCACGCAATACCGCATGATGCGTTTCACCATGCCCGGCAACTGGCTGGTATCCATCACGCCGACGCTGATGCTGCTGCTCATCGCCTGGGGTCTGTATCGAGGCCGTCATCTCGCAGCCACGCTCAGCATCGTGTTCAACGCATGCACCATTGCCCTATCGACGGTGTTCTATGTGGCTATTCCGCTGTCCTACGTGGACGGCTCCGACGCCGGTGCATACATGGATGCGATATCCGCATTGCAACGGCACGGCGCATTCCACGCGATGCTGGCCACGATGGCGTTGCCGCTGCTGTGCATCGTCATCATCATCCTGTTCCGCGCATGTTTCACCATTCGCACGAAAAGCGAGACCGTGCTGCGCGGTATCGCCATCACGTTCGCCGCATTCGTATTACTGGGATTGCTGTACGTCGGCTACGGCCTGTCCATGCCGTCCGGCTTCAACGAAACGCCGCTGCTGGTCGATCTGATCGCAGACTACGTGCAGCGTTTGCTGCCGATTGGCCTGCTAAGTGGCGTGGAACCGGCGTTCGTGCCGGTCGGACTGCTTTCCGAAATCGTCTACCAGTGCGTCGGACCGATGTTTTGGCTGGTCGCGCTGTGCTGCACATGGGATGGCCTGCGTGACCGTTCCATGATCAACGACGCGTACCGCCACCGCGTGGACGAGATCATCGGACTCGGCGGCGAATCCATGTCGTTCATGGCCACTTGGAAAGGCAACGATTACTGGTTCTCCGCCACCGGCCGTTCCGCCATCGCCTACCGCGTGTCGTATGGCATCGCATTGACCGTCACCGGACCTTTCGGCGACCCCGACGAATATGAGGACGATCTGCGTGCGTTCGCCGGCTTCTGTACCCAACGTTCCCTGACGCCGGTGTTCTACAGCGTGCACGCCGAACAACGTGACGAGTTGGTCTCCGCCGGTTGGAACGCGCTCGACGTCGGCACCGAAATGGTGATCGACCCGGCCGCATGGCAGACGCGCGGCAAGAAATGGCAGGACGTGCGCACCGCCATCAACAAAGCCAAGCGCGACGGCATCACCGACGTGCTCGCCACATTCAAGGAATCGCCGTTCTCCGTGCAGACGCAGATCCGTGAGATCTCCACGCAATGGGCCGGTGAGAAGGCCCTGCCTGAAATGGGCTTCACCCTGGGTGGCGTGGACGAGCTGGTCGATCCACGCGTCAAACTGCTGTACGCGGTGGACACGGACGGTAAGGTGCTGGGCGTCACCAGCTGGCTGCCGACCTATGAGAACGGCAAAGTGGTCGGATGGACGCTCGACTTCATGCGTCACCGTACCGACAGCGTCAACGGCATCATGGAATTCCTCATCGCCCGCATGGCCGAACGGCTGCGCGACGAAGGCGAAGTGCGATTCATGAGCCTGTCCGCGGCGCCACTTGCCGGCATGAGCGGCGAAGGCCACGAACAGGGGGAGAGCGCCGTACTCGACCACGTGCTGCAGATGGTGGCCGACATCATGGAACCGGCTTACGGATTCCACTCCCTGTTCCGCTTCAAACTCAAGTTCCATCCGGATGAAGCCAAAGTGTACATCTGCTATCCGGATCCGGCGAAACTGCCGCAGATCTCGCTTGCCGTCGCGCAGGCCTACGTGCCGTCGCTCACCCCAGCCGAAGCCATGCGATTCGTACGCACCATCGTGCCTACGAAAACGAACTGA